In Gemmatimonadaceae bacterium, the DNA window TGGGTCGTATCGGCATGACCGACCCGACGACTCCACCTTCGCCCGATTCGCGGGAGCGCCGAGCGTGGCGCACCGACCACGAGTGGTCGCGGCTCTCGGCGCGCATCGCCGCGCAACCGACGCTCTCGAGAAAGCGCTCGCCGATCGCCTGGTGGGCTGCGGCAGCCGTCGTCATCGCGGCCGCCGGCATCGTCACGATCAACCGGCGCGCGGGTCACGCGCCGGCGATTCGGGCGCCGAGCGACGAGATAACGGGAACCGCCGCGACAACAGCGGGCCGGCGCACGGTCGTTCTACTTCCGGACAGTTCCGTCGTGACGCTCGGACCCGCGTCGACGATCAGATACTCGTTCGGCCGCGGCGCGCGCGACGTCGCTCTCGACGGAATGGCCGAGTTTCGCGTGACGCACGACTCGCTGCGGCGATTTTCGGTGCACGCGCGCAACGCGGTCGTCACGGACATCGGCACCGAGTTCGTCGTGCGCGCGTACGCGAGCGATTCGAGCGTGCGCGTGGCCGTGGCGAGCGGCATCGTCTCACTCGCCGATTCCACTCTGGCAAACGAGAGAATCCTCCTTCGCGCGAACGAAGTCGGCGGATTGGCGCTCGGCGGCAAACCGGCGATCGTCCGTACGGCGGACGCATCGCGCTATACCGATTGGGTGGGCGGACGCCTCGCCTTCGAGGATGAATCGCTCGCGCGGGTGGCCGTCGAGTTGGGCCGTTGGTTCGGCGTGAACGTCCGGGTCGCATCGCCGGCGCTCGCGAAGCGGCGCGTGAGCGGTACATACGCGCAACCGACGTTGAGCCACGTGCTCGACGCGATCGTCGCCTCGCTCGGCGCCACGTACACGAAGTCGGGCAATGAAGTCGTGATTGAGGCACGCCCCCGATGATCGCACGCGCGACGTCACTTCTCCTCGCGGTCGTCGCCACGGCGATCGCGAGTGTCGCGGGGGCGCAAGCCGCCGATCGTTTCGTGGATCTCGACTCCGCGGGCAATCAGATCGCCGCGCTGCATACGACGATCCGCGTCGGCTTCCCATATTCGACCGCGCGCGCCGCGCTCGCGGACATCGCGGCCGCGGCGCATCTCGATCTCACGTTCGACGCGAAGCTTCCGGGACTCACGACGCCGATTTCCGTCGCGCCGCACGAGCGAACGATCGCGGTGGCGCTCCTCGAGGTCGCCGACGCGAGCAACCTGCGGGTTCGCGTGGGAGCGGGCGGCGCGCTCGTCGTCGTCGCCCGGCCTCGCGAGGCGGATCGGCGCATCGCGTCGCACGACACGGCAATGGCGGTCACGCTTCCCGGCGTTCGCACCGAGGTCCCGCGCGTCGAGCGGAACGACTTCGAGTCGCGGGCGACGGTGGGCGAGATCAACGTCACGGCGCGCGACCTCCGCGCGGCGCCGGTGTTCGTCGAGCCGGACGTGTTGCGCTCGGCGCAATCGCTTCCGGGCATCGGCGCGCGCAGCGACTACACGGCCGGCTTCAATGTGCGCGGCGGCGAAGCCGATCAAAACCTCGTGTTGCTCGACGGGTATCCGATCTACAGTCCGTTCCACGCCGGCGGATTGTTCAGCGCGTTTATCGATCCGACGGTGAGCCGAGTGGATCTACGAACGGGTTCACTGCCGGTGCAATTCGGCGGGCGGCTGTCGAGCGTCGTCGACGTGCGTTCCGTCGAACACGCCGCGGGCGGTTTGACCGGCTCGGCGAACGTGTCGCTCCTCTCGTCGCTCGCCTCGCTCGGCGATTCGTTCGACGAGGGACACGGCTCGTGGAACGTCGGCGTGCGCCGCACCTACGCCGACGTCATGTCGCGTTTGCTGGGGTACGGAAATCTTCCCTACTACTTCCAGGATGAGCACGCTCACGTGCGCTGGCGACTCGGCGGCGTCACACTCTCGGCCACGGCGTACCACGGGTCCGACGTCATCGACACTGCCACGCACAACGACGCGCTCGGCCACTGGGGCAACGGGATGCTCGGGGCGACGATCGCCAAGCATATCAAGAGTCCTCACCTCTTCGGCCGGTCGCTCGGCGACAGCGCCACGCTCGAGCAACGAATTTCGACGACGACGTTCGACACGAAGCTCAACGAGTCGCCGGGCTTGTTTGGGCTCGCGAACACCGCCGAGGATCGTCGCCTCGCGGGGTCGATGTCGTTCTTCAATGGAAACGCGACGCACCAGATCGGGTACGAGCTCTCGCGGCAGCGCTTTTCCTACGTGGCCACGGCCGGATTCGGGCTCAGCGGCCTCATTCCGTTCGATTCAGCGTCGCAGCGCCAACACGCCGCGTCGTTCTACGCCGACGAACTGTGGCGAGCAAAGCCTTCGCTGCTCCTCGACGTCGGCGCGCGGACCGACGCGTTCGACCGTAGGTCCGCGATTGTTTCGCCGCGCGTCGCCGTCAAGTTCTGGATCGATTCGAACACCGCGCTGACCGCGGCGACGGCCGCGTATGCGCAGGCTGAACATTCGGTCGGACGCGAAGAAGAGCCGATCGAGCCTATCCAGCTCTGGGTCGGAACGGATCGGTCGCTCCCCGTCTCTCGCGCGCGCGACTACACGCTGGGGTTCGAGCACTGGCTCGGCGAGTCCCGGTTGCTGCATGTCGAGACGTTTCGCAAGCAGTACGGAAATCTCCTGCTGCCGAACGAAGCGAGCGATCCAACCGTCCAAGGCGACGAATTCACGGTGGTTCGCGGATCGTCGTACGGCGCCGAGTTGCTGCTGCGTCAGTTCGAGCGCGACGGCTTCGGCGGCTGGCTGTCGTACGCGTACACGCGGAGCGTGCGCGTGGGGAACGATGGCGTGGCGTACTCACCGGCGCAGGATCGACGGCACAACCTGAACGCGGTCGGCAGCTGGCACAACGGCAACTACGTCCTCTCACTGCGAGTGAACCTCGCCTCCGGCCTTCCATATACGCCCGTTTTGGGCGAGTTCTTGCGCGAACAGTACGATCCGGTGGCCGGAAAGTACGTCGCGACCGCCCGGCAGCCGATCGTCGCCCCGTTCAACAGCGGCCGGATGCCGATGTACCAGCGCATCGATCTGAGCGCGACGCACGAGGGCCGAGTCGGGAATGCGCCGGTCGCGTGGTACTTGAGCGTCGTGAACGCGCTCAACTCGCATAACGTGGCGGCGTACGGGTACGAGTATTCCAGTACGCCGCAGCGCTGGTCGTTTCCCAACCTGCCGTTCTTGCCTACGTTTGGGGTGCGAATTGGTTATTGATTGCTGCCGACGCGGGCGGCTGGTGAACGCGGCACTGGCCGCGCTCTGTGCCGTGGGTTGCTCCGACGTCATCTCGGTGAAGCCGACGGCGCACGACCTCGTGGTACAGTCGGTTCTCGACGCCGGCTCGCGCGATCAGTGGGTGATCGTCCAGTCCACCGATGGGTCGTACGTCGGTCAGATTCCGGTCACGGGCGCGACGGTCACGATGACGCTCCCCGGCGGAGCAACGATCACCGCGGTCGAAAGAGCCGACAGCACCATCGCGCAGGCATTCTCCACGCAGCCGTCCGTCTCGGTTGTGTACCACTTCTCGCTCACGCAGCTCGGGGGGGGCGTTTCACTCGTCCCGGGCGGCACGTATCGACTGCGCGTCGTCGTTCCGGATGGACGCGTGGTCACGGGACAGACGACGATTCCGTTCGCGACCGCGGCGCTGTTCGGCAGCGACACGACCGTCTTCGATCTGCGACGCGACACGCTCACGGCGAGCCTCGCGCGGGTCGCGGGCGCGGCGCGGTACGAGACGGAGATCGCCTTCGTCGGCGGGACCAGCTTGTACCGCGCTTTTACGGACACGGCCTTGTCGCTGCCGGGAAGCCTGCCGGTGTTCACGACGGTGGCGCGAGCGGGTCCCGGCGCGTCGGCTCGCGTCGTGATCAGCGCGGTCGACGCGGCCTACTACGAGTACTACCGTCGCTCCGGCGACCCGTTGTCGGGGATTGGAATCGGTGGAAATCTCACGGGCGCGCTGGGCGTTTTCGGTTCGATCGTGCCGGTGAAGCGCTTCGCGTTGATCGTGCACTGAGCTCGCGCCGCCGGCCCGCGGGCTCTCAGGCGTTCGACACTTTCGAACGCCAGGCGACGCAAGTCCAGCGTGATGACGACTCGCCGCCGGCTATCTGCCGTGCTACTCACGCTCGGCGTTGTCGCTTGCAAGAGACGATCGGACGATCGCGCGCGCGGGCCGATCGCGGTTTACGTGGACAGCGGGTGGCGGCGATCGTCGCCGAGTCGGAATCGCTGCGCCGGCATTTTGACGTGCCGGGCGCGTCGCTGGTGATCGTGTCCGGCGACAGCGTGACTCTGAGCCG includes these proteins:
- a CDS encoding FecR domain-containing protein, with amino-acid sequence MTDPTTPPSPDSRERRAWRTDHEWSRLSARIAAQPTLSRKRSPIAWWAAAAVVIAAAGIVTINRRAGHAPAIRAPSDEITGTAATTAGRRTVVLLPDSSVVTLGPASTIRYSFGRGARDVALDGMAEFRVTHDSLRRFSVHARNAVVTDIGTEFVVRAYASDSSVRVAVASGIVSLADSTLANERILLRANEVGGLALGGKPAIVRTADASRYTDWVGGRLAFEDESLARVAVELGRWFGVNVRVASPALAKRRVSGTYAQPTLSHVLDAIVASLGATYTKSGNEVVIEARPR
- a CDS encoding TonB-dependent receptor plug domain-containing protein; protein product: MIARATSLLLAVVATAIASVAGAQAADRFVDLDSAGNQIAALHTTIRVGFPYSTARAALADIAAAAHLDLTFDAKLPGLTTPISVAPHERTIAVALLEVADASNLRVRVGAGGALVVVARPREADRRIASHDTAMAVTLPGVRTEVPRVERNDFESRATVGEINVTARDLRAAPVFVEPDVLRSAQSLPGIGARSDYTAGFNVRGGEADQNLVLLDGYPIYSPFHAGGLFSAFIDPTVSRVDLRTGSLPVQFGGRLSSVVDVRSVEHAAGGLTGSANVSLLSSLASLGDSFDEGHGSWNVGVRRTYADVMSRLLGYGNLPYYFQDEHAHVRWRLGGVTLSATAYHGSDVIDTATHNDALGHWGNGMLGATIAKHIKSPHLFGRSLGDSATLEQRISTTTFDTKLNESPGLFGLANTAEDRRLAGSMSFFNGNATHQIGYELSRQRFSYVATAGFGLSGLIPFDSASQRQHAASFYADELWRAKPSLLLDVGARTDAFDRRSAIVSPRVAVKFWIDSNTALTAATAAYAQAEHSVGREEEPIEPIQLWVGTDRSLPVSRARDYTLGFEHWLGESRLLHVETFRKQYGNLLLPNEASDPTVQGDEFTVVRGSSYGAELLLRQFERDGFGGWLSYAYTRSVRVGNDGVAYSPAQDRRHNLNAVGSWHNGNYVLSLRVNLASGLPYTPVLGEFLREQYDPVAGKYVATARQPIVAPFNSGRMPMYQRIDLSATHEGRVGNAPVAWYLSVVNALNSHNVAAYGYEYSSTPQRWSFPNLPFLPTFGVRIGY
- a CDS encoding DUF4249 family protein, which encodes MNAALAALCAVGCSDVISVKPTAHDLVVQSVLDAGSRDQWVIVQSTDGSYVGQIPVTGATVTMTLPGGATITAVERADSTIAQAFSTQPSVSVVYHFSLTQLGGGVSLVPGGTYRLRVVVPDGRVVTGQTTIPFATAALFGSDTTVFDLRRDTLTASLARVAGAARYETEIAFVGGTSLYRAFTDTALSLPGSLPVFTTVARAGPGASARVVISAVDAAYYEYYRRSGDPLSGIGIGGNLTGALGVFGSIVPVKRFALIVH